In Pseudomonas sp. LRP2-20, the genomic window GGGCCAACTCGGCGCGTGGCTTCATGTTCGCCATTGGCTGCATCCAGTCGCAGAGCTGCCACACCAACAAGTGCCCGACCGGCGTCGCGACTCAGGACCCGTTGCGCCAGCGCGCCCTGGTGGTGCCGGACAAGGCCCAGCGGGTGCTGAACTTCCACCACAACACCCTGCGTGCGCTGGCCGAGATGCTGGCTGCAGCGGGCCTTGAACACCCGGCGCAGCTGGAAGCCAAACATTTGGTACGACGCGTGTCGGCCACCGAGATCAAGCTGTTCTCGCAGATGCACGTATTCCTCAAACCGGGCGAATTGCTCACCGGAGAGGTCAATGGGCAGTTCTATTCGCGCATGTGGCAAATGGCACGGGCGGACAGTTTCGAGCCACACAGCGAAGTGGCAGCCTGACAGATCCCTGGGGCTGCCGCGCAGCCCCAGGGATTTCAGATCAGGAAGCAGTACTCGCCACACCCCGCACGTCTTTCGGCGCCAGCCGGAAGGCGTAATACAGTACCGTCAACAGCACCAGGAACGCCGGGCCGATGTACAACGCCACGCGGGTATCCTCGAAGTACGCCATCAGGCCCACCACCAGCACCAGGAAGGCCAAGGCCAGGTAGGAGCTCAGCGGCCACAGCCACATGCGGTATTTCAGCGCCTTCTGCTCGGCGCTCGACAGGCCGGCGCGGAACTTGATCTGCGCCAGCAGAATCATCACCCAGGTCCAGATGGCACCGAAGGTGGCAATCGAGGTCACCCAGACGAACACTTTCTCCGGCACCAGGTAGTTGGCCAGCACGCCCAGCAGCAGCGCGCCGATCGACAGCAGCAGTGCATTGCGCGGCACGCCGCTTTTCGAGGTGCGGGCAAAGGCGGCCGGGGCCTGGCCGTTCTGCGCCAGGCTGTAGAGCATGCGCCCGGTGCTGAAGATGCCGCCGTTGCAAGACGACAGCGCAGCGGTGATCACCACGAAGTTGATGATACCGGCGGCCGTCTTGATCCCTAAGCGCTCGAAGGTCATGACGAACGGGCTGCCCTGGCTGCCGATAGCGTCCCACGGGTAGATCGACAGGATCACGAACAGTGCGCCGACGTAGAACAGCAGGATGCGCCAGAACACCGAACCGATCGCCTGGGGGATGGTTTTCTGCGGGTTGCGTGCTTCGCCGGCGGTGAGGCCGATCATTTCCACGCCCAGGTAGGCGAACATCACCATCTGCAGCGACATCAGCACGCCCGTCACGCCATTGGGCATGAAGCCGCCATTGCTCCACAGGTTGGAGATGCCCACGGCGACGCCGTCATTACCGAAACCGAAGGCAATTACGCCGATGCCCCCGAGGACCATGGCGATGATGGTGACGATCTTGATCAGGGCGAACCAGAATTCGAACTCGCCGAACGCCTTCACCGCGATCAGGTTGACCGCGCCCATGCTGCCCAGTGCCGCCAGGGCCCAGATCCAGCGCGGTACATCGGGGAACCAGATACCCATGTAGATGGCCACGGCGGTAATTTCCGCGACGCAGGTGACCAGCCACAGGAACCAGTAGTTCCAGCCGGTGAGGAAGCCCGCCAGCGGGCCAAGATAGTCCTGGGCATAGCGGCTGAACGAGCCGGCGACCGGGTTGTGCACGGCCATCTCGCCGAGGGCACGCATGATCACCAGGATCGCCAGGCCACCAATGATGTAGGACAGCATGATCGCGGGGCCGGCCATTTCGATGGCTTTGGCCGAACCGAGGAAGAGACCAACGCCGATACAGGCGCCCAGCGCCATCAGACGGATGTGCCGTTCACCCAGCTCACGCTTGAGCGGGCCGCCCTCGATGGGCTCGGCAGGGGCAGGATGGTTGCCAACTGGCATAGCAATACAACCTCATTTTGTTATTGGATTTGACCTTCGTGCAGCACCGGCCATACCGATAGGCGTGGCGTTGGCTTGCCGGACTGGCCTCGTGGGCCGGCCCGTATGCCGGGCTAGAGCGGCCGGCAGGGCGAAGGGCCGAGCAGTATAGGAAGTCCGTTACAGGAGTTTTCGCTGTATAAACAGGGAAAATCAGCGAGATTTTCCGGGGAGTGCAGTGCCAACCCCGACGCCATTGCTACCCTAACAACATCGTTACAGGAAAAAACCCACACCAAAGCCGCATAGCCCTACCCCACTTTTCTCGGCCTCCTACAAATTTTTCACCTGTTCCAGTCACCGTCTAAGCTTCAGACAAGCAAGACGAAAATACCTGGCCGGATAGAAGACTATGGGCGCACTGTGGCAATCGGAACCAACCAGAACGGAAGCAGCTGAAGCACCTCCGGCCAAGACGCCACAACCGCAGTCCCCACGTCAGCGCAAGCTCTGGTGGCGGCTGATTTTCCTGATCCTGCTGGTGGCACTGATTGCTCTCGGTTTCGCCGCATACGACGAGTTCCGCACCTCCAACCTGCAGTCGCGCGAATTCAGCAAGCTGGCCACCACCCTCACCTATTCGCTGAAGGCAGGGCCGAGCGATGCGATCATCTACCCGGGCGAAGGGCCATTCGACAAACGCCTGGGTTACAGCGGGCTGGGCGAGTTCCTGCCGCGTCTGCTGAAACGCGATTACCTGATCAGCGAACAAGTGCAGTTCTCCCCGGCCCTGATGCGCTATGTCGGTCACGGCCTGTTCGCCCCCTATATCGAGAAGATCCAGGCCGGCCTGTCGATCACCGACTGCCGCGGTGAAACGCTGTACCAGTACAACTACCCGCAGCACCTGTATCCCGACTTCGATTCCATCCCACCGGTGATGGTCAACAGCCTGCTGTTCATCGAAAACCGCGACTTGCTCGATACCAAGGACGTGAAGAACAACCCGGCCGTCGACTGGCCGCGCTTTGCCAAGGCCGCCTACAGCCAGGTGGCCAAGTACCTGGCCCTGCCCGGCCAGTCGGCGGGTGGCAGTACCCTTGCCACCCAGCTGGAGAAGTACCGCCATTCACCGGATGGCCTGACCGTAAACGGTGCAGAGAAAATCCGCCAGATGATCTCGGCCAGCGTGCGCGCCTACCAGGGCGGCCCCGACACCAGTGAAGCGCGGCACCGGATCGTGCGCGACTACCTCAACAGCGTGCCGCTGTCGGCAGTGCCCGGGCATGGCGAGGTGCATGGCATGGCCGAGGGCCTG contains:
- a CDS encoding amino acid permease, translating into MPVGNHPAPAEPIEGGPLKRELGERHIRLMALGACIGVGLFLGSAKAIEMAGPAIMLSYIIGGLAILVIMRALGEMAVHNPVAGSFSRYAQDYLGPLAGFLTGWNYWFLWLVTCVAEITAVAIYMGIWFPDVPRWIWALAALGSMGAVNLIAVKAFGEFEFWFALIKIVTIIAMVLGGIGVIAFGFGNDGVAVGISNLWSNGGFMPNGVTGVLMSLQMVMFAYLGVEMIGLTAGEARNPQKTIPQAIGSVFWRILLFYVGALFVILSIYPWDAIGSQGSPFVMTFERLGIKTAAGIINFVVITAALSSCNGGIFSTGRMLYSLAQNGQAPAAFARTSKSGVPRNALLLSIGALLLGVLANYLVPEKVFVWVTSIATFGAIWTWVMILLAQIKFRAGLSSAEQKALKYRMWLWPLSSYLALAFLVLVVGLMAYFEDTRVALYIGPAFLVLLTVLYYAFRLAPKDVRGVASTAS